The following are encoded in a window of Rosa chinensis cultivar Old Blush chromosome 4, RchiOBHm-V2, whole genome shotgun sequence genomic DNA:
- the LOC112196419 gene encoding homeobox protein knotted-1-like 1 encodes MAENTGTNVRVVTSSDEQADDRIHVGQEEGDDQDEDKEEEALKKMISGHPLYGLLLENHINCLKVCLGDEIGAITGSASTTTSVTEDTANNKKLKAALTNPSSSDLDQFMEAYCKALKKLKEAMDNPLKEASSFINSAHTQLEEITKTPRKPSRG; translated from the exons ATGGCGGAGAATACTGGTACTAATGTTAGGGTGGTGACTTCTTCAGATGAACAAGCTGATGATCGTATTCACGTCGGCCAGGAGGAAGGGGATGATCAAGATGAGGACAAGGAGGAAGAAGCTCTAAAGAAGATGATATCAGGTCATCCATTATATGGATTGTTGCTTGAGAATCACATCAACTGCTTGAAG GTTTGTTTGGGTGATGAAATTGGTGCAATTACAGGGAGCGCTAGTACTACTACTTCTGTTACAGAAGACACCGCCAATAATAAGAAGCTCAAGGCCGCCCTTACCAATCCTAGTTCCTCCGACCTTGATCAATTCATG GAAGCATACTGCAAAGCCCTAAAGAAGCTTAAAGAAGCCATGGACAATCCTCTAAAGGAAGCATCATCTTTCATTAACTCCGCGCATACTCAGCTTGAGGAGATCACGAAGACTCCAAGGAAACCGAGCAGGGGCTAA
- the LOC112197499 gene encoding vacuolar iron transporter 1 — MAHDEARNLDSEKQRLLSQHKEKHFTAGEIVRDIIIGVSDGLTVPFALAAGLSGANATSSIVLTAGVAEVAAGAISMGLGGYLAAKSEADHYVRELRREQEEIVNVPDTEAAEVAEILAEYGIEHHEYTPVVNALRKNPQAWLDFMMKFELGLEKPDPRRALHSALTIAISYILGGVVPLIPYMFIPRAREALAGSVVLTLAALLIFGYAKGYFTGSKPFKSAFQTALIGAIASAAAFGMAKAIHP; from the exons ATGGCTCATGATGAGGCAAGAAACTTGGACTCTGAGAAGCAAAGGCTTCTCAGTCAGCACAAAGAGAAGCACTTCACCGCCGGCGAGATCGTCCGTGACATCATCATCGGCGTATCTGACGGCCTCACCGTCCCCTTCGCTCTCGCTGCCGGTCTCTCCGGTGCAAATGCCACGTCCTCGATTGTCCTAACCGCTGGAGTGGCCGAAGTCGCCGCCGGCGCCATCTCCATGGGACTTGGCGG ATATCTTGCGGCGAAAAGCGAAGCGGATCACTATGTGAGGGAGTTAAGGAGAGAACAAGAAGAAATAGTCAATGTTCCGGATACAG AAGCGGCAGAGGTAGCAGAGATTCTTGCAGAGTATGGAATAGAGCACCATGAATATACACCAGTTGTGAATGCCCTGAGGAAGAACCCACAAGCTTGGCTTGATTTCATGATGAA GTTTGAACTGGGACTGGAAAAGCCAGATCCAAGGAGAGCACTGCACAGTGCACTGACGATTGCAATTTCTTACATTCTGGGTGGAGTGGTACCTTTGATTCCCTACATGTTCATTCCAAGGGCCAGAGAAGCACTGGCTGGGTCTGTAGTGTTAACTTTGGCGGCATTGCTAATATTTGGGTATGCCAAGGGCTACTTCACCGGTAGTAAACCCTTCAAGAGTGCCTTTCAGACTGCCCTCATCGGAGCCATTGCATCCGCTGCCGCCTTTGGCATGGCGAAGGCGATCCATCCATGA
- the LOC112197498 gene encoding heat stress transcription factor A-1 — protein MVRKSKEKEKTGDGSGSAEGSVPPFLRKCYEMVDDEETDSIISWSESNDSFVIRDVTQFSVLMLPKNFKHSNFSSFMRQLNIYGFRKIDPDHYVFANEGFIRGQKHLLKNIFRRKYPQGTDQSKTLQQKDNQRDDPDEPSEDIESGLWREVENLKIDKISLKQELVKLRQHQEISENNLLLLRDRLHGMEKDQQQMLSFLVMAMQNPGFLVQLVQSKEHSWRFAEAGNMLEEVDDGRPMAADGAIVRYQPLMDEAPEPVFTPHSGSEIQPEIDSFVNSDGVIVRYQPVDEAPDPVFTPNFVSEKQPEFDSYPDGVGDSFMNSDGAIVRYRSPMDAAPKPILTQSSGSGKQPEFDSYPDGMKDFFVNSDLVKMLMDDKLSPRENHAPFILPDADVDDNAWEKLLLTSYLLENTEGAKEERKEPEDSRMEVESTAAELDESKNFDSLIEQMNKSVHGSNMENSRNLEFIGEHLGLMASEPNKKQETQLGK, from the exons ATGGTGAGAAAAtcgaaggagaaggagaagaccGGAGATGGGTCCGGCTCCGCCGAGGGATCGGTGCCTCCGTTTCTGAGAAAATGTTACGAGATGGTCGACGACGAAGAAACGGACTCTATAATCTCGTGGAGTGAGAGCAATGACAGCTTTGTGATTAGGGACGTGACCCAGTTCTCGGTTTTGATGCTCCCCAAGAATTTCAAGCACAGCAACTTTTCTAGCTTCATGAGGCAGCTCAATATCTAC GGCTTTAGAAAAATAGATCCGGATCATTATGTATTTGCAAATGAAGGATTTATTCGAGGTCAAAAGCATTTGTTGAAGAATATTTTCAGAAGGAAATATCCGCAGGGCACTGATCAGAGTAAAACATTGCAGCAGAAAGACAATCAGAGAGACGATCCTGATGAACCTTCTGAAGACATTGAAAGTGGTCTGTGGAGGGAAGTTGAGAACCTGAAGATTGATAAGATCTCTCTAAAGCAAGAGTTGGTGAAGCTTAGGCAGCACCAGGAAATATCAGAAAATAACTTGCTCCTCCTCAGAGATCGCCTTCATGGAATGGAGAAGGATCAGCAACAGATGCTCTCATTTCTGGTGATGGCAATGCAAAATCCTGGGTTTTTAGTTCAGCTGGTTCAGTCAAAAGAACATAGCTGGCGCTTCGCTGAAGCTGGAAATATGCTAGAAGAAGTAGATGATGGTAGACCAATGGCTGCTGATGGTGCCATAGTAAGGTACCAACCTCTTATGGATGAAGCACCAGAGCCTGTCTTCACACCACATTCGGGTTCGGAGATTCAACCAGAAATAGATTCTTTTGTGAATTCTGATGGTGTAATAGTAAGGTACCAACCTGTAGATGAAGCGCCAGATCCTGTATTCACACCGAATTTTGTCTCAGAGAAACAACCAGAATTTGATTCCTATCCCGATGGAGTGGGAGATTCTTTCATGAATTCTGATGGTGCAATAGTAAGGTACCGATCGCCTATGGACGCAGCACCAAAGCCTATACTCACACAGAGTTCAGGCTCAGGAAAACAACCAGAGTTTGATTCTTACCCTGATGGGATGAAAGATTTTTTTGTGAATTCTGATTTAGTGAAAATGCTAATGGATGATAAGTTGAGCCCTCGGGAAAATCATGCGCCATTTATCCTGCCAGATGCTGATGTTGATGATAATGCATGGGAGAAGCTTCTTTTAACTAGTTATTTGTTAGAAAATACTGAAGGtgcaaaggaagaaagaaaagagccCGAGGATTCTAGAATGGAGGTTGAATCAACAGCAGCTGAGTTGGAcgaatccaaaaattttgattcTTTAATAGAACAAATGAACAAATCAGTTCATGGATCTAATATGGAGAACTCTCGGAATTTGGAATTCATTGGTGAACATCTGGGTCTCATGGCTTCCGAGCCCAACAAGAAACAAGAAACACAGTTGGGAAAGTAA